Proteins from one Candidatus Omnitrophota bacterium genomic window:
- the gcvPB gene encoding aminomethyl-transferring glycine dehydrogenase subunit GcvPB, translating into MDRKLIFQKNSELKSSGYVGKPSVSLIDPRDVFPDQFLRSELPLPQLGELEVIRHYSQLAELNFSVDTHFYPLGSCTMKYNPKLNESLANLEAFKGIHPYQDPESVQGALELIYNLNMLLSEITGMKQFTFQPSSGAQGELTGLLMIRKFHQVSGNRKTKVIIPDSAHGTNPASASMCGYETVIIESTEGGLIDIEKLRAAVDQDTAAIMLTNPNTLGLFEEQILEVAAIVHQAGGLLYYDGANFNPLLGITNPAKMGFDVIHLNLHKTFSTPHGCGGPGAGVVGVASKLVDFLPTPVVAKKDDVYYFDYSLENSIGRLRTFYGNFGVLVRAYSYILRLGREGLLRVAQNSVINANYIKEKLKNHYHLAYNKPCMHEVVFSAKLQKEKGASALDIAKRLIDYGIHPPTIYFPLIVKEALMIEPTETESKKTLDKFIRVMISIDREIAEELYKVKNAPCEAPIKRADEVQAARFPEVRWKKDGA; encoded by the coding sequence ATGGATAGAAAATTAATATTTCAAAAAAATAGCGAGTTAAAATCAAGTGGTTATGTTGGGAAACCGAGTGTTTCCTTAATTGATCCTAGGGATGTTTTTCCTGATCAGTTTTTGCGTAGCGAGTTGCCCCTGCCTCAATTAGGTGAGCTTGAAGTAATTCGGCACTATAGTCAGTTAGCCGAGCTTAACTTTTCAGTCGATACCCATTTTTATCCTCTTGGTTCTTGTACTATGAAATATAATCCGAAGCTTAATGAGTCTTTGGCCAACCTAGAGGCTTTTAAAGGAATCCATCCTTATCAGGATCCAGAATCGGTGCAAGGGGCTCTTGAGCTTATCTATAATTTGAATATGCTTTTATCTGAAATAACCGGAATGAAACAATTCACCTTTCAGCCCTCAAGCGGTGCTCAAGGTGAGCTTACTGGCTTGTTGATGATTCGTAAGTTTCATCAAGTTTCTGGAAATAGGAAGACTAAAGTTATTATTCCTGATTCAGCCCATGGCACAAACCCAGCCTCAGCTAGTATGTGCGGCTATGAGACAGTGATAATTGAAAGTACTGAGGGAGGATTAATCGATATTGAAAAACTAAGAGCAGCGGTAGATCAGGATACAGCAGCGATAATGCTCACTAATCCTAATACTTTGGGTTTGTTTGAAGAACAGATTCTGGAAGTGGCAGCAATAGTTCATCAGGCTGGAGGTTTGCTTTATTATGACGGAGCAAATTTTAACCCGCTTTTAGGCATTACTAACCCGGCGAAAATGGGTTTTGATGTTATTCATCTTAATTTGCATAAAACCTTTTCTACTCCCCATGGCTGCGGTGGTCCCGGAGCTGGTGTGGTTGGAGTTGCTAGCAAGTTAGTTGATTTTCTTCCTACACCAGTCGTAGCTAAAAAAGATGACGTTTATTATTTTGACTACTCGCTGGAAAATTCAATTGGCCGTTTACGTACCTTCTATGGTAATTTTGGCGTTTTAGTTAGAGCCTATAGTTATATTTTACGTTTAGGAAGGGAGGGCTTGTTGCGAGTCGCTCAAAATTCAGTAATTAATGCAAACTATATAAAGGAGAAGTTAAAGAATCATTATCATTTGGCTTACAATAAACCTTGTATGCATGAGGTAGTTTTTTCAGCTAAGCTTCAGAAAGAAAAAGGTGCCTCAGCTTTAGATATCGCTAAAAGACTTATTGACTACGGTATCCATCCGCCGACGATATATTTCCCTTTGATTGTTAAGGAGGCCTTGATGATTGAGCCTACTGAAACTGAGAGTAAAAAGACTCTCGATAAATTTATCCGGGTGATGATTAGCATCGATCGAGAGATAGCTGAGGAATTATACAAGGTTAAGAATGCTCCTTGTGAGGCACCGATTAAAAGGGCTGATGAGGTTCAGGCAGCACGCTTTCCGGAGGTAAGATGGAAAAAAGATGGCGCTTAA
- a CDS encoding lipoate--protein ligase family protein, with translation MEKRWRLIVDKKKDGYYNMAVDEAILLNYQTQRVPTLRIYGWSEPFITLGYSQEPNEVLELTNKLPFLKRVTGGSAILHDRELTYSITCVLEDLSLTSSVKESYKTICSFLINFYQSLGISVKYAKDTEETSLDEQTPFCFSSWQKLDLVAADKKIGGNAQRRKRNLIFQHGSIPQELDFSIIDKAIKTPFDVRKRATSLEQLLGHHTDFSSLSQLLAKSFENTFGLELYRDVISPSEELTVSDILKKKQQIHLF, from the coding sequence ATGGAAAAAAGATGGCGCTTAATCGTCGATAAGAAAAAAGACGGTTATTATAATATGGCTGTTGATGAGGCAATACTGCTTAACTATCAAACTCAGCGGGTTCCGACTTTGCGGATTTATGGCTGGAGTGAGCCATTTATTACTTTAGGTTACAGCCAAGAACCTAACGAGGTGTTAGAATTAACCAATAAGTTACCTTTTTTAAAGAGAGTTACTGGAGGTTCAGCTATTCTGCATGATCGTGAGCTTACTTATAGTATTACCTGCGTGTTGGAGGATTTAAGTTTGACTAGCTCGGTCAAAGAGTCCTATAAAACTATTTGTAGTTTTTTGATAAATTTCTACCAAAGTTTAGGAATTTCCGTTAAGTATGCTAAAGATACTGAAGAGACAAGCCTAGATGAGCAGACTCCTTTTTGTTTTTCCAGTTGGCAGAAATTAGATTTGGTTGCGGCTGATAAGAAAATCGGTGGTAATGCCCAAAGGCGTAAGCGAAACTTAATTTTTCAGCATGGTAGTATTCCTCAAGAATTGGATTTTTCGATAATTGATAAGGCGATTAAAACTCCTTTTGATGTTAGAAAGAGGGCAACTTCTTTGGAACAGTTGCTTGGCCATCATACCGACTTTTCTTCTTTGAGCCAATTATTAGCTAAAAGCTTCGAAAATACATTTGGGCTTGAACTTTACCGGGATGTGATTTCACCATCAGAAGAGCTGACAGTTAGTGATATCCTAAAAAAGAAACAGCAGATTCATCTTTTTTGA